One segment of Vigna radiata var. radiata cultivar VC1973A unplaced genomic scaffold, Vradiata_ver6 scaffold_179, whole genome shotgun sequence DNA contains the following:
- the LOC106780317 gene encoding uncharacterized protein LOC106780317, giving the protein MSDTGTDMNLDQFNNPSSPFYLHPGENSGTVLISQVLNESNYTSWSRNMRRALLSKNKLKFIDGGIKKPQRDDPFFDFWERSNMMVLSWIIKTLSPQIAESVIYVEDAQELWEELKERFSKGDHFKFSDLLQEIHSIKQGERSVNQYFTDLKILWEELEFLRPIPYCSCKIPYSCDLSRISHKYRDMEHVICFLKGLNESYNTVKTQILLMEPLPSINRVFSLIIQQERHDPILTHQNDNKILANTTEKQNQWKSDQGWRTYGRGNPSRSQGRGRGRNPNYGK; this is encoded by the coding sequence ATGTCGGATACAGGTACGGACATGAATCTGGACCAGTTCAACAATCCTTCCAGTCCCTTTTATCTCCACCCAGGAGAGAACTCAGGCACTGTTCTTATTTCCCAAGTTCTTAATGAATCTAACTATACTTCTTGGAGCAGAAATATGAGAAGGGCTCTCCTctccaaaaacaaattaaaattcatagatGGAGGAATCAAGAAGCCACAAAGAGATGATCCTTTTTTTGACTTTTGGGAAAGAAGCAATATGATGGTGTTATCTTGGATTATCAAGACTTTATCACCTCAAATAGCAGAGAGTGTGATATATGTGGAGGATGCTCAAGAACTGTgggaagaattaaaagaaaggtTCTCCAAAGGAGATCATTTTAAATTCTCAGATTTACTCCAAGAAATCCACTCTATTAAACAAGGAGAAAGAAGTGTCAACCAATATTTTACTGATCTAAAAATCCTATGGGAGGAGTTGGAGTTTCTCAGACCCATCCCATACTGTAGCTGCAAAATCCCTTACAGTTGTGACCTATCCAGAATTTCTCACAAATATAGAGACATGGAGCATGTTATCTGTTTCTTAAAGGGCTTGAATGAGTCTTACAATACTGTCAAGACACAAATTTTGCTTATGGAGCCTTTACCCAGCATTAATCGTGTATTTTCTCTCATCATACAGCAGGAAAGACACGACCCCATTCTCACCCATCAAAATGACAACAAAATTTTGGCCAACACCACTGAAAAACAGAACCAGTGGAAGAGTGACCAAGGCTGGAGGACTTATGGACGAGGAAATCCCTCTAGAAGTCAAGGAAGAGGGAGAGGGAGAAATCCCAACTATGGGAAATAG